A single Epinephelus lanceolatus isolate andai-2023 chromosome 22, ASM4190304v1, whole genome shotgun sequence DNA region contains:
- the LOC117246211 gene encoding H-2 class II histocompatibility antigen, A-Q alpha chain-like gives MKLMKMMKMMVVLVLSCVLSVSADGLHQDIAITGCSDSDGEEMYALDGEEKWYADFINKKGVEPQPSFMDHTSYVEGAYENAVAQQQICRQNLKTARKVMKDFPVDQDPPSSPMIYSRDNVELGQNNILICHVTGFYPAPVTFYWTKNNKNVTEGTSVNVPYPNKDGSFNQFSRLEFVPQLGDIYSCSVGHQTLDQPLTRIWDVEKTPPSVGPAVFCGVGLTVGLLGVAAGTFFLIKGNECS, from the exons atgaagctgatgaagatgatgaagatgatggtgGTCCTGGTCCTCTCCTGTGTCCTCAGTGTCTCAGCTGACG GTCTACACCAGGACATTGCTATCACTGGCTGTTCAGACTCTGATGGAGAGGAGATGTACGCTCTGGATGGTGAGGAGAAGTGGTACGCAGACTTCATCAACAAGAAGGGGGTGGAGCCTCAGCCCAGCTTCATGGATCATACGAGCTATGTGGAAGGAGCTTATGAGAATGCTGTGGCTCAGCAACAGATCTGCAGACAGAACCTGAAGACAGCGCGTAAAGTCATGAAGGACTTCCCAGTGGACCAAG aTCCTCCGTCCAGTCCCATGATCTACTCCAGAGACAACGTGGAGCTGGGACAGAACAACATCCTCATCTGTCATGTGACTGGTTTCTATCCTGCTCCTGTAACGTTCTACTGGACGAAGAACAACAAGAACGTCACTGAAGGAACCAGCGTCAACGTTCCCTACCCCAACAAGGACGGTTCCTTCAACCAGTTCTCCAGACTGGAGTTCGTCCCACAGCTGGGAGACATCTACAGCTGTTCAGTGGGACATCAGACCCTGGACCAACCACTGACCAGAATCTGGG atgtggagAAGACTCCGCCCAGTGTTGGACCTGCAGTTTTCTGTGGAGTGGGTCTGACTGTCGGTCTGCTCGGTGTGGCTGCTGGAACCTTCTTCCTCATCAAAGGGAACGAGTGCAGCTGA